The Mytilus trossulus isolate FHL-02 chromosome 3, PNRI_Mtr1.1.1.hap1, whole genome shotgun sequence genome contains a region encoding:
- the LOC134709674 gene encoding uncharacterized protein LOC134709674: MYKLYVLLTLAIFAEATVDKRKHVVAHVDTEVKIQLHLSDVLEDFSEKLNDKSSDDFQRKASQFCSKLEKVFHGDLPVIVSGSEPLKFEKCEVEKFHVKTFNSLILETTVDFYLYFTGRYDEKLVPAIFNAIMKNRDKSAKPSHKGKGVVSIGGLYFYQFDIMSITVWVNTHEIEEDDERFDRRSSLETRLLEVLLDSQIGKTVARRTMDHNSSERMVYERIPVQRINEKLQRLMNIEQITATNTENREYNEDAFDLQ, encoded by the exons ATGTACAAGTTATATGTTCTACTGACATTAGCAATATTTGCTGAGGCAACCGTTGACAAAAGGAAACATGTTG ttgcCCATGTTGATACCGAAGTTAAAATTCAACTTCATCTTTCTGATGTCCTCGAAGACTTCTCCGAAAAATTGAATGACAAATCAAGTGACGATTTTCAAAGAAAAGCAAGCCAATTTTGTTCAAag CTCGAAAAAGTGTTCCATGGAGATCTTCCTGTCATTGTTTCTGGCTCCGAACCTTTGAAGTTTGAGAAGTGTGAAGTCGAGAAATTCCACGT GAAAACTTTTAATAGTCTTATATTGGAGACAACTGTCGATTTCTACCTTTACTTCACGGGAAGATACGACGAAAAGTTAGTACCAGCCATTTTTAATGCAATAATGAAAAACCGTGACAAGTCAGCAAAACCTTCTCACAAAGGCAAAGGTGTAGTCAGCATTGGTGgactttatttttatcaattcgATATCATGTCTATTACTGTATGGGTCAACACCCATGAAATTGAAGAAGACGATGAACGCTTTGATCGACGATCTT CTTTAGAGACAAGACTACTGGAAGTACTTCTTGACAGCCAAATCGGGAAGACAGTTGCCAGGAGAACCATGGATCACAATAGCAGCGAACGAATGGTTTATGAACGAATACCAGTTCAGAGAATTAACGAAAAACTCCAAAGATTGATGAACATAGAACAAATCACCGCCACAAATACAGAAAATAGGGAATACAACGAGGATGCATTTGATCTGCAATAA